In Corynebacterium ulcerans, one genomic interval encodes:
- a CDS encoding HAD-IA family hydrolase: protein MRGLIVDYVGVLDGPVEDQRRWRNLLSAARANGIGTAVLSNDPGGPGADPIRVLQTQGIVDAVILSGEIGAEKPEEAAFQAAADAIGLPMRDCVMVDDSILNVRAAVECGLVGVFYQQFDRTVVELSGLFGLSGDF, encoded by the coding sequence GTGCGCGGCTTAATCGTCGATTATGTAGGTGTCCTTGATGGGCCGGTAGAAGACCAGCGACGCTGGCGCAATCTCTTATCCGCTGCGCGGGCGAATGGGATCGGCACTGCGGTGCTGTCGAATGATCCGGGCGGCCCTGGTGCAGACCCTATTCGTGTTCTTCAGACACAAGGAATCGTCGATGCCGTCATTCTCAGCGGTGAGATCGGCGCAGAGAAACCTGAAGAGGCTGCGTTCCAGGCTGCTGCTGATGCAATTGGTTTGCCTATGCGTGACTGTGTGATGGTTGATGATTCGATTCTGAACGTCCGCGCAGCCGTAGAGTGCGGCCTTGTGGGAGTCTTTTACCAGCAATTTGATCGCACCGTCGTTGAGCTTTCGGGGTTGTTTGGCCTAAGCGGTGACTTCTGA
- a CDS encoding ferredoxin reductase: MARDRLASLRGVLKRFTTPLLPDDYSVLVNPLWSTRELRGQIQEVRRDRDVVHLSIIPGWGVETDFHAGQYIGIGVEIDGRFVWRSYSLTNAPDPQARMLKITVRAVEKGKLSTHLVGSVRPGTTIRMLAPAGDFHLSEPVPSKIAFLAAGTGITPIISMVRTMAERKQLERCHTVLVYCVHDTDHLLFDQELTRLEQENPQLQVIRRITAREGRLTPQDYEHVIPDITARAIFACGPSRMLDDAHAWAEEHGVTITSERFTIDRASDAQGGVITFGDRGNTHADGATTLLEAGEKSGVNLPFGCRMGVCHTCVRPLLEGHAHNLVTGETHEPGSRVRTCVCVAAGDLTIGV; the protein is encoded by the coding sequence ATGGCACGTGACCGCCTAGCATCTCTTCGGGGAGTGCTCAAAAGATTCACCACACCGCTTTTACCCGATGACTACTCCGTCCTGGTTAACCCGTTATGGAGCACCCGCGAACTACGTGGGCAAATACAGGAGGTGCGTCGTGATCGTGACGTTGTTCACCTCTCAATTATTCCGGGATGGGGAGTGGAAACAGATTTCCACGCAGGCCAATACATTGGGATTGGAGTAGAAATTGATGGTCGCTTTGTATGGCGAAGCTACTCTTTGACCAACGCTCCCGACCCACAAGCGCGCATGTTGAAAATCACTGTTCGCGCAGTGGAAAAAGGAAAGCTTTCCACCCATTTGGTGGGTTCCGTGCGTCCGGGTACGACAATCCGGATGCTTGCTCCAGCTGGGGATTTTCATCTGAGTGAACCGGTTCCCAGCAAGATTGCTTTCTTGGCCGCCGGGACTGGAATCACCCCGATTATCTCTATGGTGCGCACGATGGCTGAGCGCAAACAGTTAGAGCGGTGTCATACAGTTTTGGTGTATTGCGTCCACGACACCGATCATCTGCTCTTTGATCAGGAGCTCACGCGACTAGAACAAGAAAATCCACAACTTCAGGTCATCCGCCGTATTACAGCTCGCGAGGGGCGGCTTACTCCGCAGGATTATGAGCACGTTATACCCGATATCACGGCACGCGCGATCTTTGCTTGCGGTCCTTCGCGCATGCTTGACGACGCCCACGCGTGGGCAGAAGAACACGGCGTCACCATCACCTCAGAGAGGTTTACTATCGACCGCGCCAGTGACGCGCAGGGAGGGGTGATCACATTTGGGGATCGTGGAAATACTCACGCAGATGGCGCGACAACCCTTTTGGAAGCTGGCGAAAAATCGGGGGTTAACCTTCCGTTCGGATGCCGCATGGGGGTGTGCCATACCTGCGTCAGGCCGTTGCTCGAGGGGCATGCTCACAACTTAGTTACAGGGGAAACCCATGAGCCAGGAAGTCGCGTACGAACATGCGTATGTGTGGCGGCTGGCGATCTCACCATAGGCGTATAA
- a CDS encoding DUF6912 family protein, producing MRVYVPATFSILKELSEQGEISARSGYGFAVTPALREFYTSGDEDEIAHSAFEDAALASIRLLAVGDEEKFPHRRVVISADIADENVSLEPEMGESVVKLSPSAVSLDSVAAIHVDVQSSEDATAKAIEVIDEADLGVEDAELIVGDALDNFLAWYDPSELGALIELL from the coding sequence ATGCGCGTCTATGTTCCTGCGACTTTCTCCATCCTCAAAGAATTGAGCGAACAAGGGGAAATCTCTGCGCGATCGGGGTACGGATTTGCGGTGACTCCTGCGCTTCGGGAATTTTATACGTCGGGCGATGAGGACGAGATAGCACATTCGGCGTTCGAGGATGCTGCCTTGGCTTCGATCAGGTTGCTCGCGGTCGGGGACGAGGAGAAATTCCCGCACCGTAGGGTCGTGATTTCTGCAGATATTGCGGATGAGAATGTCTCCTTGGAACCGGAGATGGGGGAGTCCGTGGTCAAGCTGTCTCCGTCCGCCGTGTCTTTGGATTCGGTAGCTGCAATCCACGTTGACGTTCAATCGTCTGAGGACGCCACCGCTAAGGCCATTGAGGTCATTGATGAGGCTGATTTGGGCGTAGAGGATGCTGAATTGATCGTTGGGGACGCGCTGGATAATTTCCTTGCGTGGTATGACCCCAGTGAGTTGGGCGCTCTGATTGAGCTGCTCTAG
- the secA gene encoding preprotein translocase subunit SecA, which translates to MFGLSKMLRVGEGRAVKRLKKIAEDVIDLESQFSELSDDELKAKTKEFQDRIAAGETVDDLLLEAFAVAREASWRVLGQKHYLVQIMGGAALHFGNVAEMRTGEGKTLTCVLPAYLNALEGKGVHVVTVNDYLAKRDAEWMGRVHRWLGLEVGVILANMQPTERREAYNADITYGTNNELGFDYLRDNMVRSLDELVQRGHHYAIVDEVDSILIDEARTPLIISGPVDGSSQWYSVFAQITPRLTRDIHFEVDERKRTVGIKEEGVAYVEDQLGIDNLYAPEHSQLVSYLNNAIKAQELFTRDKDYIVRNGEVLIVDDFTGRVLDGRRYNEGMHQAIEAKENVEIKNENQTLATITLQNYFRLYEKLAGMTGTAETEASELHQIYKLDVIPIPTNRDNQREDMTDLVYKTQEAKFAAVVDDIAERVAKGQPVLVGTTSVERSEYLSKLLQRRGVRHSVLNAKFHEQEAQIVAQAGLPGAVTVATNMAGRGTDIVLGGNPDIIADINLRERGLDPVETPEEYEAAWDEELAKVKNRGEKLAEEVRDAGGLYVLGTERHESRRIDNQLRGRAGRQGDPGTTRFYLSMRDELMVRFVGQSMENMMNRLNVPDDVPIEAKMVTNSIKGAQASVENQNFEMRKNVLKYDEVMNEQRKVIYSERREILESADIADNIQRMIDDTIGAYVDGATAQGYVEDWDLDALWNALESLYGPSMQAQELIDGTEYGAAGELSEADLRAAVLEDAHKQYAELEENVSAIGGESQMRNIERMVILPVIDQKWREHLYEMDYLKEGIGLRAMAQRDPLVEYQKEGGDMFNAMKDGIKEETVRQLFLLRKQFQAPAVDETVEA; encoded by the coding sequence GTGTTTGGACTTTCCAAGATGCTCCGCGTTGGCGAGGGGCGCGCTGTTAAGCGGCTGAAGAAAATCGCTGAAGATGTTATCGATCTCGAGTCTCAGTTTTCTGAGCTTTCCGACGACGAGCTCAAGGCAAAGACTAAAGAGTTCCAGGACCGAATCGCGGCAGGTGAAACTGTCGACGACCTCCTGCTAGAGGCATTCGCTGTTGCGCGCGAGGCGTCGTGGCGTGTTCTGGGGCAGAAGCACTATTTAGTTCAGATTATGGGCGGTGCAGCACTGCACTTTGGCAACGTCGCCGAGATGCGTACTGGTGAGGGCAAGACTCTTACCTGTGTGCTCCCCGCGTACCTCAACGCCTTGGAGGGCAAAGGCGTTCACGTTGTTACCGTGAACGATTACTTGGCCAAGCGTGACGCTGAGTGGATGGGTCGCGTGCACCGGTGGCTAGGCCTTGAGGTCGGCGTCATCCTGGCCAATATGCAGCCTACTGAGCGTCGTGAGGCTTATAACGCAGACATTACGTACGGTACGAATAACGAGTTGGGCTTCGATTACCTTCGTGACAACATGGTGCGTTCGCTCGACGAGTTGGTACAGCGTGGGCATCATTATGCGATTGTGGACGAGGTCGACTCCATCCTCATCGATGAGGCTCGTACCCCCCTCATTATTTCCGGCCCAGTCGATGGCTCTTCGCAGTGGTACAGCGTCTTTGCTCAGATCACTCCGCGCCTGACTCGTGACATTCACTTTGAGGTGGATGAGCGTAAGCGCACCGTGGGCATTAAGGAAGAAGGCGTGGCGTATGTCGAGGACCAATTGGGAATCGACAACCTTTACGCTCCTGAGCACTCGCAGCTGGTGAGCTACCTCAACAACGCCATTAAGGCACAAGAGCTATTTACCCGCGACAAGGACTATATTGTTCGCAACGGCGAGGTCCTCATCGTGGACGACTTCACCGGTCGTGTCTTGGATGGTCGCCGCTATAACGAGGGCATGCACCAAGCCATTGAGGCCAAAGAGAACGTGGAGATCAAAAACGAGAACCAGACTCTGGCTACGATCACCCTGCAGAATTACTTCCGCCTGTATGAGAAGCTCGCGGGAATGACGGGTACCGCGGAGACGGAAGCCTCTGAGCTGCACCAGATTTACAAGCTGGACGTCATCCCGATTCCGACTAACCGGGATAATCAGCGTGAAGACATGACAGACCTGGTCTATAAGACTCAGGAAGCTAAGTTTGCTGCCGTTGTGGATGACATCGCAGAGCGCGTTGCCAAGGGCCAGCCAGTGCTCGTGGGTACCACGTCTGTGGAGCGCTCGGAGTACCTCTCCAAGCTGCTGCAGCGCCGTGGTGTGCGACACAGCGTGCTCAACGCTAAGTTCCATGAGCAGGAAGCTCAGATCGTGGCGCAAGCCGGATTGCCAGGCGCTGTCACGGTTGCTACCAACATGGCCGGCCGCGGAACGGACATCGTGCTGGGTGGTAACCCAGACATCATCGCGGACATCAATCTGCGTGAGCGTGGACTCGATCCTGTGGAGACACCGGAGGAGTACGAGGCCGCATGGGATGAAGAGCTGGCCAAGGTGAAAAACCGCGGTGAGAAGCTGGCTGAAGAAGTACGCGACGCTGGCGGTCTGTATGTCCTAGGCACTGAGCGCCACGAGTCTCGTCGTATTGACAACCAGTTGCGCGGACGTGCTGGCCGTCAGGGCGACCCAGGGACCACCCGTTTCTACCTGTCGATGCGCGATGAACTGATGGTTCGCTTTGTCGGGCAGTCCATGGAAAACATGATGAATCGTCTCAACGTTCCAGACGATGTGCCCATTGAGGCAAAGATGGTCACCAACTCCATCAAGGGTGCTCAGGCTTCCGTGGAGAACCAGAACTTTGAGATGCGTAAGAACGTCTTGAAGTACGACGAGGTGATGAACGAGCAGCGCAAGGTTATCTACAGCGAGCGTCGTGAGATTCTTGAGTCCGCAGACATTGCTGACAACATCCAAAGAATGATCGATGACACTATTGGTGCTTATGTCGACGGCGCAACCGCACAAGGCTACGTCGAAGACTGGGACCTTGACGCGCTCTGGAACGCACTTGAGTCCCTTTATGGTCCTTCCATGCAGGCACAGGAGCTTATCGACGGCACCGAGTACGGCGCAGCGGGCGAACTGTCCGAGGCGGACTTGCGCGCTGCCGTCCTTGAGGATGCACACAAGCAGTACGCCGAGCTGGAAGAAAACGTTTCTGCCATCGGTGGAGAGTCCCAGATGCGCAACATCGAACGCATGGTGATTCTCCCCGTTATCGACCAGAAGTGGCGCGAGCACCTTTATGAGATGGACTACCTCAAAGAGGGCATCGGCTTGCGCGCTATGGCGCAGCGCGATCCTTTGGTGGAGTATCAAAAAGAAGGTGGCGATATGTTCAACGCCATGAAGGATGGAATCAAAGAGGAAACCGTGCGCCAGCTCTTCTTGCTGCGCAAGCAGTTCCAGGCGCCAGCCGTAGATGAGACCGTAGAGGCTTAA